One genomic window of Stigmatella ashevillena includes the following:
- a CDS encoding STAS domain-containing protein encodes MAGLQIHQEELSGRVTLRLEGTLDWRTAAQLRHSLEELGSREVVLDFTHLREFKDTAVGVLTGELTARKVQLRGLAGHHERMFRYFGVSTGASPRAYYTPEELLA; translated from the coding sequence ATGGCGGGGTTACAGATCCACCAAGAGGAATTGTCCGGACGCGTGACCCTTCGCTTGGAGGGGACGTTGGACTGGAGGACGGCCGCGCAGCTGCGCCATTCCCTGGAAGAGCTGGGTTCACGTGAAGTGGTGCTGGACTTCACGCACTTGCGTGAATTCAAGGACACCGCGGTGGGGGTGCTCACCGGAGAGCTGACGGCGCGCAAGGTGCAACTGCGCGGGCTGGCCGGCCACCACGAGCGCATGTTCCGTTATTTCGGGGTCAGCACCGGCGCCTCGCCTCGCGCCTACTACACCCCGGAAGAATTGCTGGCCTGA
- a CDS encoding AAA family ATPase: MNPPVRALVAAPTVDAARQIMERIAAHLSRVVQGKEAQARLTVTSVVAGGHVLLEDVPGVGKTTLAEALARACGLSFSRIQFTADLMPTDILGSQVFHAASATFTFRQGPLFRQLVLADELNRAPPRTQSALLEGMAHGQVSLDGATWPLPAPFTVVATQNPVDLTGTYPLPDSQLDRFLMRLSLGHPAPDVEARLLTTRGRTPPVEALEAVTGPEELLSLRAFAAELRMDDAVAEYIVRLAQATREHGDIERGASTRAVLAVGGAARAQALWEGRDFVTPGDVRAVLVPCLAHRLMLRSNVQGAVAREEASHLLEELARKVVAPR; encoded by the coding sequence ATGAACCCACCTGTCCGCGCACTCGTTGCCGCCCCCACCGTTGATGCCGCGCGCCAGATCATGGAGCGCATCGCCGCCCACCTCTCCCGTGTCGTCCAGGGCAAGGAGGCCCAGGCACGCCTCACGGTGACCAGCGTCGTCGCCGGGGGCCATGTGCTCCTGGAGGACGTGCCCGGGGTGGGGAAAACGACACTCGCCGAGGCGCTCGCGCGGGCGTGTGGGCTGAGCTTCTCGCGCATCCAGTTCACCGCGGACCTGATGCCCACCGACATCCTGGGCTCCCAGGTGTTCCACGCGGCGAGCGCCACCTTCACCTTCCGGCAAGGGCCCCTCTTCCGGCAGCTCGTCCTGGCCGACGAGCTCAACCGCGCCCCACCCCGCACCCAGTCCGCGCTCCTGGAGGGCATGGCCCACGGCCAGGTGTCGCTGGACGGTGCCACCTGGCCCCTGCCCGCCCCCTTCACGGTGGTGGCCACCCAGAATCCGGTGGATCTCACTGGGACGTATCCCCTGCCGGACTCCCAGCTGGATCGCTTCCTCATGCGGCTGTCGCTGGGGCACCCCGCGCCGGATGTGGAGGCGAGGCTGCTCACCACCCGGGGGCGCACCCCTCCCGTGGAGGCGCTGGAGGCCGTCACGGGGCCCGAGGAGTTGCTCAGCCTGCGCGCGTTCGCCGCCGAGTTGCGGATGGATGACGCGGTGGCCGAGTACATCGTCCGGCTCGCCCAGGCGACGCGAGAACACGGTGACATCGAGCGGGGAGCCTCCACGCGCGCGGTGCTCGCGGTGGGGGGAGCGGCCCGCGCGCAGGCCTTGTGGGAAGGACGGGACTTCGTCACCCCCGGAGACGTGCGGGCGGTGCTGGTGCCGTGCCTGGCACACCGGTTGATGCTGCGCAGCAACGTGCAGGGAGCCGTCGCCCGTGAGGAGGCCTCACACCTGCTCGAGGAGCTCGCCCGGAAGGTGGTGGCGCCCCGGTGA
- a CDS encoding DUF58 domain-containing protein: MKSRLLARWRRLRARLRPPFTLKVTRSGRTYLVVTFGVGLGALNTGNNLLYLLLGLLLAMVVVSGVLSERCLRHLDIRRLGTESAFAGEPFAHRWALTRRRGATFALTLAEADVPLTGEGRVGYLPPGAEYTVRADLQAPQRGPLRLSGVRATTTWPLGLFAKTRVFALEGMLLVYPRRGYACHLPEEARVGAFGDASSPRRHDGTGDVAGLRELAPGEDARRVHWLKSAGAGKLLKVEREREERRTFVLKVAADLEGDGLERRCEEVAALCHQLLKEGHEVGLETKAERLQPAAGGHQERRILRSLAWLGFEALREERPKEAA, encoded by the coding sequence GTGAAGTCCCGCCTGCTGGCGCGTTGGAGGCGGCTGAGGGCCCGGCTCCGTCCCCCCTTCACCCTGAAGGTGACGCGCTCGGGGCGCACCTACCTGGTGGTGACCTTCGGCGTGGGCCTGGGCGCACTCAACACGGGCAACAACCTGCTGTACCTGCTGCTGGGCTTGCTGCTGGCCATGGTGGTCGTCTCCGGCGTGCTGTCCGAGCGTTGCCTGCGGCACCTGGACATCCGCCGGCTGGGCACCGAGTCCGCCTTCGCGGGCGAGCCTTTTGCCCACCGCTGGGCCCTCACCCGGCGCCGGGGAGCCACGTTCGCCCTCACCCTCGCCGAGGCGGACGTGCCCCTCACGGGCGAGGGGCGCGTGGGCTACCTCCCCCCAGGCGCCGAGTACACCGTGCGCGCCGATCTCCAAGCGCCCCAGCGCGGGCCCTTGCGGTTGAGCGGCGTGCGCGCCACCACCACCTGGCCCTTGGGCCTCTTCGCCAAGACGCGCGTGTTCGCGCTGGAAGGCATGCTCCTCGTCTATCCACGCCGGGGCTATGCGTGCCACCTGCCAGAAGAGGCCCGGGTGGGCGCTTTTGGAGATGCCAGCAGCCCTCGCCGCCATGACGGGACGGGGGATGTGGCGGGCCTGCGGGAGCTCGCCCCGGGCGAGGATGCCCGGCGCGTGCACTGGCTCAAGAGCGCCGGGGCTGGAAAGCTGCTCAAGGTGGAGCGGGAGCGCGAGGAGCGCCGGACCTTCGTGCTCAAGGTGGCGGCCGACCTGGAGGGCGACGGGCTGGAGCGGCGCTGCGAGGAAGTGGCGGCCCTTTGCCACCAACTCCTCAAGGAAGGTCACGAGGTGGGCCTGGAGACCAAGGCCGAGCGCCTGCAGCCCGCCGCGGGAGGCCACCAGGAGCGCCGCATCCTGCGCTCCCTGGCGTGGCTCGGCTTCGAGGCGCTGCGCGAGGAGCGTCCGAAGGAGGCAGCGTGA
- a CDS encoding RNA polymerase factor sigma-32 — protein sequence MQISNDPSSHSGSLTMYLSEINQYGLLSVEEEQALARKFVKGDLAAGHRLVTSNLRFVVKVSYEYRSYGIKMSDLIQEGNIGLMKAVQKFDPDKGIRLISYAVWWIRAYIQNYILKSWSLVKLGTTQAQRKLFFSLARTRRELEKFGAGDGAVVNVDEIANKLNVKASEVREMEQRMGGRDLSLDAPMGEDGGNSHVDFVASASAPQDDEFADKEEAGLINSRVHMALMRLDPRERFIIEQRVMNERPMTLKELGEHFGFSRERARQLEIRAKDKLKGELAALLAEVDPDAAAALQ from the coding sequence ATGCAGATCTCCAACGATCCGTCGTCCCACTCCGGCTCCCTGACGATGTACCTCTCGGAGATCAATCAGTACGGGCTGCTGTCCGTCGAGGAAGAGCAGGCCCTGGCCCGGAAGTTCGTCAAGGGCGACCTCGCCGCGGGCCACCGGCTCGTCACCTCGAACCTCCGCTTCGTGGTGAAGGTGTCCTACGAGTACCGCTCCTACGGAATCAAGATGAGCGATCTCATCCAGGAGGGGAACATCGGCCTGATGAAGGCGGTGCAGAAGTTCGACCCGGACAAGGGCATCCGCCTCATCTCCTACGCGGTGTGGTGGATCCGCGCGTACATCCAGAACTACATCCTCAAGAGCTGGTCGCTGGTGAAGCTCGGCACCACCCAGGCGCAGCGGAAGCTGTTCTTCAGCCTGGCGCGCACCCGGCGCGAGCTGGAGAAGTTCGGCGCCGGCGATGGGGCGGTGGTGAACGTGGATGAGATCGCCAACAAGCTGAACGTGAAGGCCTCCGAGGTGCGCGAGATGGAGCAGCGCATGGGCGGGCGGGACTTGTCCCTGGATGCCCCCATGGGCGAGGACGGCGGCAACAGCCACGTGGACTTCGTGGCGAGCGCCAGCGCGCCGCAGGATGACGAGTTCGCCGACAAGGAAGAGGCGGGCCTCATCAACAGCCGCGTGCACATGGCCCTCATGCGGCTGGACCCCCGGGAGCGCTTCATCATTGAGCAGCGCGTCATGAATGAGCGGCCCATGACGCTCAAGGAGCTGGGCGAGCACTTCGGCTTCTCGCGCGAGCGCGCCCGCCAGCTGGAAATCCGCGCCAAGGACAAGCTCAAGGGGGAGCTGGCCGCGCTGCTGGCCGAGGTGGACCCGGATGCCGCGGCGGCCCTCCAGTAG
- a CDS encoding lytic transglycosylase domain-containing protein translates to MQRWTVTVAAASILAGLAVPGFPSRLPDSAVGEKPEIAALRVQLAERENALREAEARLKDYQDEVLYAEAARLGVAEAVKASGLPLRQQRRVAVAIVREAERNSVDPMLVVALIRCESSFNNYAVSGVGAMGLMQVMPGTGTYLADKAGYRLGRSTNLFDAETNIELGTAYLADLIQRFGTVEQALVAYNAGPGLARRILSKHEVRKKFMAGYPAKVVGEFRKLKAQQERELTLRAQQQTEGSKS, encoded by the coding sequence ATGCAACGGTGGACGGTGACGGTGGCGGCGGCGTCGATTCTGGCAGGACTGGCGGTTCCAGGTTTTCCTTCCCGGTTGCCGGACAGCGCGGTGGGCGAGAAACCCGAGATCGCGGCGCTGCGCGTTCAGCTCGCCGAGCGTGAGAACGCGCTCCGGGAGGCCGAGGCGCGCCTGAAGGACTACCAGGACGAGGTGCTCTATGCGGAAGCGGCGCGGCTGGGGGTGGCCGAAGCGGTGAAGGCCTCCGGCCTGCCGCTCCGGCAGCAGCGGCGCGTGGCGGTGGCCATCGTTCGCGAGGCCGAGCGCAACAGCGTCGACCCGATGCTCGTCGTCGCGCTGATCCGCTGCGAGAGCTCCTTCAACAACTATGCGGTGTCCGGGGTGGGGGCCATGGGGCTGATGCAGGTGATGCCGGGCACCGGCACCTATCTGGCGGACAAGGCGGGCTACCGGCTGGGGCGCTCCACCAACCTCTTCGACGCCGAGACGAACATCGAGCTGGGCACCGCCTACCTGGCGGACCTCATCCAGCGCTTCGGCACCGTGGAGCAGGCCCTGGTGGCCTACAACGCCGGGCCGGGCCTGGCCCGCCGCATCCTCTCCAAGCACGAGGTGCGTAAGAAGTTCATGGCGGGCTACCCCGCCAAGGTCGTGGGCGAGTTCCGCAAGCTCAAGGCTCAGCAGGAGCGCGAGCTGACCCTGCGTGCTCAGCAGCAGACGGAAGGCAGCAAGAGCTGA
- a CDS encoding transglutaminase TgpA family protein yields MSGASRLRLMLRDLGAGAAFASMAVSGQLPAWTLLLFGLALGSALMGWRIFAQRTKATAALLLGVAGVLAFSVYAGSTDLVVASCAFAGLIAGHRLLSTPEPRTDGQVQLAGLLMVAGGAALSGELAFALCLVAFCVLASLSMGLSVVEGAVPPGEPVPVRAVMRPLGLGIFFAVCGAAAFFLLFPRLNWNMAARRSAPGLGATTGLADTVRLGGEGTLKSNPRVVLRAQLTPDPLQERLDAYWLARTYDTFDGQEWTSIGQPKRSRQRVTLRHGGEQSIHQRIELLPAYGATTLVALETPTRLGNALAHSATGSQRTSLTEMGGGEVRFQTPGIAYSYEATSLPPGADTTTPMSEAERGQLLALPDRLDPRVAALAQRVLEGEKEPVAAARKLAAFLQREYSYTLELSGDVEEPLVDFLFVRKAGHCEHFATALTLLLRTQGISARLASGFFGGERVEEGYVVRAGDAHAWTHVLTPGRGFVTVDATPPANRASQSLAVLEFLTGLYEALETRWRSTVVDFSLRDQMQMAQSLVRPPRGPRRDSTRLPPARVWGLAIAAGLVTYSVWQLFSRRLSAPKPHQATHLADAVEHLLGEAGVRMREGEALEEFTSRLTREQPTLAAPLVPLTRRYLEARFGQRPLQPGEAERLLSPLRRVLQTRRAS; encoded by the coding sequence GTGAGCGGCGCTTCCCGGCTGCGGCTGATGTTGAGGGATCTGGGCGCCGGGGCGGCGTTCGCCTCCATGGCCGTGTCCGGACAGCTCCCTGCGTGGACCCTGCTGCTCTTTGGTCTCGCGCTGGGCAGCGCGCTGATGGGCTGGCGCATCTTCGCCCAGCGCACGAAGGCCACCGCGGCCTTGCTGCTGGGCGTGGCCGGCGTGCTCGCCTTCTCGGTGTACGCGGGCTCCACAGACCTGGTGGTGGCCTCGTGTGCCTTCGCGGGGCTCATCGCCGGCCACCGGCTGCTGTCCACGCCAGAGCCTCGCACGGATGGACAGGTGCAGTTGGCCGGCTTGCTGATGGTGGCGGGCGGCGCGGCCCTGTCTGGCGAGCTGGCCTTCGCCCTGTGCCTGGTGGCCTTCTGCGTGCTAGCCAGCCTCTCCATGGGGCTGTCGGTGGTGGAAGGGGCCGTGCCCCCGGGCGAGCCCGTGCCCGTGCGCGCGGTGATGCGCCCTCTGGGGCTCGGCATCTTCTTCGCGGTGTGCGGCGCGGCCGCCTTCTTCCTCCTCTTCCCCCGCTTGAACTGGAACATGGCCGCGCGGCGCTCCGCCCCAGGGCTGGGGGCCACCACGGGCCTGGCCGATACGGTGCGCCTGGGGGGAGAGGGCACGCTCAAGAGCAATCCCCGGGTGGTGCTGCGCGCCCAGCTCACCCCGGATCCTCTCCAGGAGCGGCTCGATGCCTACTGGCTGGCCCGCACCTACGACACCTTCGATGGCCAGGAGTGGACGAGCATCGGCCAGCCCAAACGGTCGCGCCAACGGGTGACGCTGCGGCATGGGGGAGAGCAATCCATCCACCAGCGCATCGAGCTGCTGCCCGCCTACGGGGCCACCACGCTGGTGGCGCTGGAGACCCCCACGCGTCTGGGCAACGCCCTGGCCCACTCGGCCACCGGCAGTCAGCGCACCTCGCTGACGGAGATGGGGGGCGGCGAGGTGCGCTTCCAGACGCCGGGCATCGCCTACAGCTACGAGGCCACCAGCCTGCCCCCCGGCGCGGACACCACCACCCCGATGAGCGAGGCCGAGCGGGGCCAGCTCCTGGCCTTGCCGGATCGCCTGGATCCCCGCGTGGCGGCGCTGGCCCAGCGCGTCCTCGAAGGCGAGAAGGAGCCGGTGGCCGCGGCGCGGAAGCTGGCGGCTTTCCTGCAACGCGAATACAGCTACACGCTGGAACTCTCCGGGGACGTGGAGGAGCCCCTCGTGGACTTTCTCTTCGTCCGCAAGGCGGGGCACTGCGAGCATTTCGCCACCGCCCTCACCCTGCTGCTGCGCACCCAGGGCATCTCCGCGCGGCTGGCCTCGGGCTTCTTCGGAGGCGAGCGCGTGGAGGAGGGCTATGTGGTCCGCGCGGGGGATGCCCATGCCTGGACGCACGTGCTGACCCCCGGGCGAGGTTTCGTCACCGTGGACGCAACGCCCCCCGCGAACCGGGCCAGTCAGAGCCTGGCGGTGCTCGAGTTCCTCACGGGCCTCTACGAAGCCCTGGAGACGCGCTGGCGCTCCACCGTGGTGGACTTCTCCCTCCGGGACCAGATGCAGATGGCCCAGAGCCTCGTCCGCCCGCCGAGGGGCCCCCGCCGGGACTCCACCCGGTTGCCCCCGGCACGCGTCTGGGGCCTGGCAATCGCCGCGGGGCTGGTGACCTATTCCGTGTGGCAACTCTTCTCCCGGCGGCTCTCGGCCCCCAAGCCCCACCAGGCCACGCACCTGGCCGATGCCGTGGAGCACCTTTTGGGAGAGGCCGGGGTGCGCATGCGCGAGGGGGAGGCGCTGGAGGAATTCACCTCGCGCCTGACGCGGGAGCAGCCCACGCTCGCCGCCCCCCTGGTGCCCCTCACCCGCCGCTACCTCGAGGCCCGCTTTGGCCAGCGCCCCCTCCAGCCCGGGGAAGCCGAGCGGCTTCTGAGCCCCTTGCGCCGAGTGCTGCAAACACGCCGAGCCTCCTGA